The Geothrix sp. DNA segment CCAGAGAGGCCAGGTTGCCGTCCAGCTGTGCCAGGGTGCGGGCGCCCAGGATGGGACTGGCCACGCCGGGCCGCGCCAGCACCCAGGCCAAGGCCACCTGGGCCACGCCGGTGCCCAGCTCCGTGGCCACGGCCTCGGCGGCCTCGATGATGGCGTAGTTGCGGTCGGTGAGGCTCTTAGAGACGCCGGGCACGTGGCGGCCCTCGCCCTGGGGCTGTTTGTTCCGCCCGTACTTGCCCGTCAGCAGACCCCCCTTCAGGGGCGACCAGGGCGTGACCCCCAGGCCGTGGGACCGGGCCATGGGCATGAGGTCGTGTTCCACCGTGCGCTCGATGAGGGAGTACTCGATCTGCAGGGCCACGAAGGGTGACCAGCCGCGGAACTGGGCCTCCAGCTGGCCCTGGACCACCCTCCAGGCGGGCGTGTCCGACACGCCCAGGTGGCGCACCTTCCCCGCCCGCACCAGGTCGTCCAGGGCGCGCATGGTCTCCTCGATGGGCGTGTGGGGATCGTCGAAGTGCAGCCAGTAGAGGTCCACGCAGTCGGTGCGGAGGCGCCGCAGGCTCTGCTCCAGCTGCTGCTGGATGGCCTTGCGGCCGGCCCCGCCGGCATTGGGATCGCCCCGGTGCAGGCTGCCGCAGAACTTGGTGGCCAGCACCGCCCGGTCGCGCCCCCCGCGCTCGGCGAAGTAGTCGCCCAGGATGGCCTCGCTGTGGCCCTTGGTGTAGATGTTGGCCGTGTCGAGGAAGTTGCCCCCGGCGCCCAGGTAGGCATCCAGCATGGCGCGGCTCTCGGCCA contains these protein-coding regions:
- a CDS encoding aldo/keto reductase, translated to MKLTDYRTLGRSGLRVSPLCLGTMTFGSDWGWGADVAESRAMLDAYLGAGGNFLDTANIYTKGHSEAILGDYFAERGGRDRAVLATKFCGSLHRGDPNAGGAGRKAIQQQLEQSLRRLRTDCVDLYWLHFDDPHTPIEETMRALDDLVRAGKVRHLGVSDTPAWRVVQGQLEAQFRGWSPFVALQIEYSLIERTVEHDLMPMARSHGLGVTPWSPLKGGLLTGKYGRNKQPQGEGRHVPGVSKSLTDRNYAIIEAAEAVATELGTGVAQVALAWVLARPGVASPILGARTLAQLDGNLASLDLTLPEAMIARLDAASAPTPIFPHGFLANTKHVMQSGATINGVASDPWSLAPTTDQERW